From Gemmatimonadaceae bacterium, the proteins below share one genomic window:
- a CDS encoding HD-GYP domain-containing protein, whose protein sequence is MDHRVRSIVEKVAVGALVALAAFLALGPEPTIAEWRAAAFFAGFGVLASALAYRTSQATLGTIGFLPYLSAALVAPNIAALVSVLVSTLAAELFLRRPLVKLVFNVSQHIFSVALGIGAYLALGGSTALNHTPGAIPFLALVAVYFTLNKLAVSTVVAASDGSPTKAHWVRSMRGSVLYDALAFPLILFFAVAYSNLGAGWSAILALPMLGMRQLYRTVFALQKVNEELLQLMVASIEARDPYTSGHSQRVARYARVIAKHAGMGVKAVERTEIAALLHDVGKIHEEFAVILRKPGRLTDEEFEVMKTHPGRSAELVGRVSHFADLVPAVQSHHESWDGRGYPHSLKGADIPLGARVIALADTIDAMTTSRPYRAALTPDDVKSELHRERGRQFDPAICERLLTPAAWSELTREIESATIAFPVHGLSPLLPIEGTTGEFLAVASSR, encoded by the coding sequence CCGAGTGGCGCGCTGCCGCATTCTTCGCAGGCTTTGGTGTGTTGGCGTCAGCACTCGCCTACCGAACGTCCCAGGCGACTCTGGGCACGATTGGGTTTCTGCCATACCTGAGCGCGGCACTGGTAGCGCCCAACATTGCAGCGCTGGTGAGCGTGCTGGTTAGCACGCTGGCCGCTGAGCTCTTCCTTCGGCGGCCGCTTGTTAAGCTCGTGTTCAACGTTTCCCAGCACATCTTCTCCGTCGCGCTCGGAATCGGTGCCTACTTGGCGCTCGGAGGCTCGACGGCTTTGAACCATACGCCGGGCGCGATCCCCTTCCTGGCGCTCGTCGCGGTCTACTTCACGCTCAACAAGCTCGCGGTAAGCACCGTTGTCGCTGCCTCAGATGGCTCGCCCACGAAGGCTCATTGGGTGCGGAGCATGCGTGGCTCGGTGCTCTATGACGCGCTCGCGTTTCCGCTCATTCTATTCTTCGCGGTTGCGTATTCGAATCTAGGTGCGGGTTGGTCCGCAATCCTCGCTCTGCCCATGCTCGGGATGCGTCAGCTCTATCGTACGGTCTTCGCGTTGCAGAAGGTGAACGAGGAACTGCTGCAGTTGATGGTGGCGTCAATCGAGGCTCGAGATCCATACACGTCTGGTCATTCGCAACGCGTGGCCAGGTACGCCAGGGTCATCGCGAAGCATGCCGGGATGGGCGTAAAGGCTGTGGAGAGAACCGAGATTGCTGCTCTGTTGCACGACGTCGGGAAGATTCATGAAGAGTTCGCGGTGATTCTGAGGAAGCCTGGTCGCCTGACGGACGAGGAGTTCGAGGTGATGAAGACTCACCCGGGGCGCAGCGCAGAGCTCGTCGGACGGGTATCGCACTTCGCCGACCTTGTTCCTGCCGTGCAGTCGCACCACGAGTCGTGGGACGGTCGTGGCTATCCACACTCGCTGAAGGGTGCGGACATTCCTCTCGGAGCGCGCGTCATTGCATTGGCAGACACGATCGATGCGATGACAACGAGCCGGCCATACCGAGCTGCTCTCACTCCCGACGACGTAAAGTCGGAGCTCCATCGCGAGCGAGGTCGGCAGTTCGACCCGGCAATTTGCGAGCGCTTGTTGACCCCGGCGGCGTGGAGCGAGCTGACGCGAGAAATTGAGTCAGCGACCATAGCGTTCCCAGTGCACGGATTGTCGCCGCTATTGCCGATCGAAGGCACTACTGGTGAGTTCTTGGCTGTCGCCTCGTCTCGCTAG
- a CDS encoding AAA family ATPase yields MGMNTEVLFALGLYLTTRAGERVPREDILHLLWGDEDGATRRHALRQLLYRLREKGLTLDEDGDVIRLDAARVDSDVRSALASDWCEQASGEAIIAAGEPMPVFSRRMSGSFLAWYDELRERVLAQHRKAALLQIGNARREGRWADLERWAQPILRSDPFNEEATMARAESAAMAGSKTRAIEILDTYLSEVGDISPELGKPALALRKRLAERRADWVQRGPREVPLVGRADLMRRLTGLVEAAWRGEGGAVMLVGAPGIGKTRLAMEARAYAELKGMRTVVIRAEAGMGEVPLAVPLAIGRELLATDEVNGSSPATLGLLRRIARTTDVMTFMDSDDVRPSSDQYVAALSDALVACQSARRYFVLVEDAHWIDEDSREVLAVLASRLVQKRICFVLTSRSAHTEDGSRPHPAWSTVRVPPLDLESSSQLAQRTAHAHSSALSTETAGDIASVGGGNPLFVRELSLQATRREPSVALPTTLESVIGDRLSRLRPAPLALLRTVLLLGSEATAARVREVSSTPAPDFGSAIEALEDDGIVTAHSDGVLSLHECWRRTLAASLSPATASALSLRCADALLAEGESSLSASGLWKASDLYRSAGMSAKAQLLCEAAARRYYDAGLIGQSIDVFRRAVDISPNSAAEPRVRIGLARALLAAGRPKDSIQSLNPIRASGAHGFEDTRETAASALALETEASAKLCMEHSRLLAGMLESASDRSMSTEFRLALCMSVARLAANAHEHAIERKNAALVDSLRSELPRNLSGLLAAMIFRTEHGPSDELFELHATVETGLFGAVGTTSWCASQRILAHSLRLHGFCDRALSAAARAHSRASQAALPDDAAIAAELCANIALDYCNLEAARQWINSAEQDSLRPDYRQRSIALRHLDDRIRIDSGDVHLDESSARERLDEVRTDPVIISRVTRLASLAMHGAMARIESIAVDSATGAASDVTGLLGHSAADYPIELLARTAKLLPGLVGIAGLSERHVRERDLRFMRPLPPFYAELHEARRILARRGDSQELTSSAFDRQ; encoded by the coding sequence GTGGGGATGAACACCGAGGTGTTGTTTGCCCTCGGGCTCTACCTGACGACGCGGGCGGGCGAGCGGGTGCCGCGCGAGGACATTCTCCACCTCCTCTGGGGAGACGAGGACGGCGCCACACGGCGACACGCATTGCGCCAGCTGCTTTATCGGCTGCGCGAGAAGGGGCTGACGCTGGACGAGGACGGGGATGTCATCCGCCTCGATGCTGCGCGCGTGGACAGCGATGTGCGCAGCGCGCTGGCATCTGATTGGTGCGAGCAGGCCAGCGGGGAGGCCATCATCGCGGCGGGCGAGCCGATGCCGGTGTTCAGTCGGCGGATGAGTGGCAGCTTCCTCGCTTGGTATGACGAGTTGCGCGAGCGCGTGCTGGCGCAGCACCGGAAGGCCGCGCTGCTCCAGATCGGCAATGCGCGGCGCGAGGGACGGTGGGCTGACCTGGAGCGTTGGGCCCAGCCCATCCTCCGCTCGGACCCGTTCAATGAGGAGGCCACGATGGCGCGCGCCGAGAGCGCGGCGATGGCCGGGTCCAAGACGCGGGCGATTGAGATTCTCGACACGTATCTGTCGGAAGTGGGGGACATCTCGCCGGAGCTTGGGAAGCCGGCGTTGGCGCTGCGGAAGCGGCTGGCCGAGCGGCGGGCGGACTGGGTGCAGCGAGGGCCGCGAGAGGTGCCGCTGGTGGGGCGGGCGGATCTGATGCGACGTCTTACCGGGCTGGTGGAGGCTGCGTGGCGTGGGGAGGGTGGTGCGGTGATGCTGGTGGGTGCGCCGGGGATTGGGAAGACGCGGTTGGCGATGGAGGCGAGGGCGTATGCGGAGCTGAAGGGGATGCGGACGGTGGTGATAAGGGCGGAGGCGGGGATGGGGGAAGTGCCGCTGGCCGTACCACTTGCGATCGGAAGGGAGCTCCTTGCGACGGACGAAGTAAACGGGTCGAGTCCCGCGACACTTGGACTGCTTCGTCGAATTGCTCGGACGACCGACGTCATGACGTTTATGGACTCAGACGACGTCCGCCCGTCATCTGACCAGTACGTTGCGGCGCTGTCGGATGCGCTCGTGGCATGCCAAAGCGCTCGCAGATACTTCGTTCTCGTCGAGGATGCGCATTGGATTGACGAGGACTCGCGGGAGGTGCTTGCCGTCCTCGCCTCGCGTCTAGTGCAGAAGCGAATCTGCTTCGTGCTTACGAGCCGAAGCGCACACACCGAAGATGGGTCGCGACCCCATCCGGCTTGGTCAACAGTTAGAGTTCCTCCCCTGGACCTAGAGAGCTCATCGCAGCTTGCTCAGCGCACAGCGCACGCGCATTCGTCAGCGCTTAGCACCGAGACGGCAGGAGATATTGCCTCAGTCGGCGGCGGCAACCCTCTTTTCGTTCGCGAGCTTAGCCTGCAGGCGACGCGGCGGGAACCGAGCGTTGCGTTGCCCACAACTCTCGAGAGCGTCATTGGAGACCGCCTGAGTCGCCTCAGGCCTGCGCCGCTTGCTCTGCTGAGAACAGTCCTGCTGCTCGGGAGCGAGGCGACTGCGGCTCGCGTTCGCGAGGTATCAAGCACTCCCGCGCCTGACTTCGGCAGCGCGATCGAGGCGCTCGAGGACGACGGAATCGTTACTGCCCACTCGGATGGCGTGCTGTCACTTCACGAGTGCTGGCGAAGGACATTAGCCGCCTCGCTCTCTCCAGCGACTGCTAGTGCGCTCTCGCTGCGCTGCGCCGACGCTTTGCTTGCCGAGGGTGAGAGCTCGCTGTCTGCGTCTGGACTTTGGAAGGCTTCCGACTTGTACAGAAGCGCGGGCATGTCCGCGAAGGCCCAGCTTCTCTGTGAAGCGGCGGCACGTCGCTACTATGACGCGGGTCTCATCGGCCAGAGCATCGACGTCTTTCGACGGGCAGTGGACATCTCACCGAACTCCGCGGCCGAGCCACGTGTTCGCATTGGGCTCGCGAGAGCACTACTCGCGGCAGGGAGACCGAAGGACTCGATCCAATCACTCAATCCGATACGAGCATCGGGGGCTCACGGCTTCGAGGACACAAGAGAGACCGCGGCGAGCGCGCTCGCCCTTGAGACCGAGGCAAGTGCTAAGCTCTGCATGGAGCACAGCCGACTCCTTGCTGGAATGCTCGAGTCAGCTTCAGACAGGTCGATGTCGACAGAATTTCGGCTCGCTCTGTGTATGTCAGTCGCACGGCTAGCGGCGAATGCTCACGAGCATGCGATTGAGCGCAAGAACGCCGCTCTTGTCGACTCCCTGCGCTCCGAACTGCCGCGTAACCTGAGCGGACTGCTCGCGGCAATGATTTTCAGAACTGAGCATGGCCCAAGTGACGAGCTCTTTGAACTACATGCCACTGTCGAGACCGGCTTGTTCGGAGCCGTCGGCACAACCTCGTGGTGCGCGAGTCAAAGAATACTGGCCCACTCGCTGCGCCTTCACGGCTTCTGCGATCGAGCACTGTCGGCGGCGGCCCGAGCTCACTCAAGGGCGTCCCAAGCGGCGCTCCCCGATGACGCAGCGATTGCCGCCGAGCTCTGCGCGAACATTGCGCTCGACTACTGCAACCTTGAAGCGGCGCGCCAGTGGATCAACTCCGCCGAGCAAGATTCGCTTCGCCCCGACTACAGGCAACGCAGCATAGCGCTGCGGCATCTCGACGACCGAATCCGAATCGACTCTGGAGACGTCCATCTCGACGAGTCATCGGCGCGCGAGCGTCTCGACGAGGTAAGGACCGACCCAGTTATCATCAGTCGAGTAACGCGACTCGCATCGTTGGCGATGCACGGCGCCATGGCAAGAATAGAGTCGATAGCGGTCGACTCCGCGACAGGTGCGGCCTCGGATGTTACCGGCCTGCTTGGACACTCCGCAGCAGACTACCCCATCGAGCTCCTTGCACGGACTGCAAAGCTACTACCCGGGCTTGTGGGAATCGCGGGTCTCAGCGAACGGCACGTCAGGGAAAGAGATCTGCGATTCATGCGCCCCCTGCCGCCATTCTATGCGGAGCTTCATGAGGCGCGACGGATCCTAGCGAGACGAGGCGACAGCCAAGAACTCACCAGTAGTGCCTTCGATCGGCAATAG